One window of the Trifolium pratense cultivar HEN17-A07 linkage group LG2, ARS_RC_1.1, whole genome shotgun sequence genome contains the following:
- the LOC123904463 gene encoding extensin-like — MAYSNPNHLYYPDPTTIPTFSPFYPSTIPPTYPTTIPNLTPTPTPNPSFPSYPHHLHDPSYNPPPIFTYPPYSSYPNSTASPSPNHYTSYTTSSPSDYAYSNHYNYTQHPSYHTSFLPQQPNQTPNSNYSQHITTFHTADQHISSKHAEKEWEESHRVFTEKMQAIRLALKENLQKVSDKYTALKQSRQERLLTTNSEKVAEEKPQTEETEFTISVEEKESTEEDNVEKKQEFKTHRDSLSQLPPSCPKLPPTQFLSTVSSPALLSPPQGPVPLVEPPSKQLLKSLETNISPASKPPSKLSEPSDQKFPSETFSVPPPASRPPSKPPDPSSSFLISQSHLRTPPCFSKSPLKLPPPKPPDKVLPLFTSPSSKLHPPPNLSSPFLRPPAKPPDLTLVET; from the coding sequence ATGGCTTATTCAAACCCTAATCATCTCTATTATCCAGATCCCACCACCATTCCAACCTTTTCTCCATTTTACCCTTCTACCATCCCTCCCACTTATCCCACAACCATACCAAACCTAACTCCAACCCCTACTCCCAACCCAAGTTTTCCTTCATATCCACATCACCTTCATGACCCATCATACAACCCACCACCAATTTTCACCTATCCACCTTACTCTTCATACCCAAACAGCACCGCATCACCATCACCAAACCATTACACATCATACACAACTTCTTCTCCATCTGATTATGCATATTCAAATCACTACAACTACACCCAACACCCATCATACCACACATCATTTCTTCCTCAACAACCAAATCAGACTCCTAATTCCAACTATTCACAACATATTACAACATTTCACACTGCAGATCAACATATTTCCTCTAAGCATGCTGAAAAGGAATGGGAAGAATCTCATAGAGTTTTTACTGAAAAAATGCAAGCCATTCGCCTTGCTCTCAAGGAAAACCTCCAAAAAGTATCTGACAAATATACAGCTTTGAAACAGAGCAGGCAGGAGAGACTTCTTACAACAAATTCAGAGAAAGTTGCAGAAGAAAAACCACAAACAGAAGAAACTGAGTTTACTATTTCAGTCGAAGAAAAAGAATCAACAGAAGAGGACAACGTGGAGAAGAAACAAGAATTTAAAACTCACCGTGATTCATTATCACAGTTGCCTCCTTCGTGTCCAAAACTACCACCAACACAGTTTCTTTCAACTGTGTCGTCGCCGGCGCTGCTGTCACCACCACAAGGACCTGTTCCTCTAGTTGAGCCGCCATCCAAACAACTCCTGAAGTCACTAGAAACCAACATCTCTCCGGCGTCGAAGCCGCCGTCTAAACTGTCGGAACCATCAGATCAAAAATTTCCGTCAGAAACCTTCTCAGTTCCACCTCCGGCGAGTCGACCGCCGTCGAAACCGCCAGATCCATCATCGAGCTTTCTCATATCTCAGTCTCATCTTCGAACACCACCGTGCTTCTCAAAGTCACCACTGAAACTGCCGCCACCTAAACCTCCAGACAAGGTCTTACCTCTGTTCACGTCGCCGTCATCGAAGCTACATCCACCACCGAATTTGTCATCGCCATTTTTGCGACCGCCGGCGAAGCCCCCAGATTTAACTCTCGTTGAAACTTAA